From a region of the Desmodus rotundus isolate HL8 chromosome 7, HLdesRot8A.1, whole genome shotgun sequence genome:
- the SRSF5 gene encoding serine/arginine-rich splicing factor 5 isoform X1 yields the protein MSGCRVFIGRLNPSAREKDVERFFKGYGRIRDIDLKRGFGFVEFEDPRDADDAVYELDGKELCSERVTIEHARARSRGGRGRGRYSDRFSSRRPRNDRRNAPPVRTENRLIVENLSSRVSWQDLKDFMRQAGEVTFADAHRPKLNEGVVEFASYGDLKNAIEKLSGKEINGRKIKLIEGSKRHSRSRSRSRSRSRSSSRSRSRSRSRSRKSYSRSRSRSRSRSRSKSRSVSRSPAPEKSQKRGSSSRSKSPASVDRQRSRSRSRSRSRSRSVDSGN from the exons ATGAGTGGCTGTCGAGTATTCATCGGGAGGCTAAATCCATCAGCCAGGGAAAAAGATGTGGAAAGATTCTTCAAGGGATATGGGCGAATAAGAGATATCGATCTGAAAAGAGGCTTTGGTTTTGTG GAATTTGAGGATCCTAGGGATGCAGATGACGCTGTATATGAACTTGATGGAAAAGAACTCTGCAGTGAAAG GGTTACTATTGAACATGCTCGGGCTCGATCTCGTGGTGGAAGAGGTCGAGGACGCTATTCGGATCGTTTTAGTAGTCGCAGACCTCGAAATGATAGACG AAATGCTCCACCTGTAAGAACAGAAAATCGGCTCATAGTTGAAAATTTATCTTCAAGAGTCAGCTGGCAG GATCTCAAAGATTTTATGAGACAAGCTGGAGAAGTAACCTTTGCAGATGCACATCGACCTAAATTAAATGAAGG GGTGGTTGAGTTTGCCTCTTATGGTGACTTAAAGAATGCTATTGAAAAACTGTctggaaaggaaataaatgggagaaaaatcaaattaattgAAGGCAGCAAAAGGCACag tAGGTCACGAAGCAGGTCTCGTTCCCGGAGCAGGAGTTCCTCTAGGTCTCGTAGCCGGTCTCGTTCTCGGAGTCGCAAGTCTTACAGTCGCTCTAGGAGCAGGAGCCGGAGTCGGAGCCGGAGCAAGTCCCGTTCTGTTAGTAGGTCCCCTGCACCTGAGAAGAGCCAGAAACGTGGTTCTTCAAGTAGATCTAAGTCTCCAGCATCTGTGGATCGCCAGAGGTCCCGGTCCAGGTCCCGGTCCAGGTCCAGATCCAGATCAGTTGACAGTGGCAATTAA
- the SRSF5 gene encoding serine/arginine-rich splicing factor 5 isoform X2, with protein MSGCRVFIGRLNPSAREKDVERFFKGYGRIRDIDLKRGFGFVEFEDPRDADDAVYELDGKELCSERVTIEHARARSRGGRGRGRYSDRFSSRRPRNDRRNAPPVRTENRLIVENLSSRVSWQDLKDFMRQAGEVTFADAHRPKLNEGVVEFASYGDLKNAIEKLSGKEINGRKIKLIEGSKRHRSRSRSRSRSRSSSRSRSRSRSRSRKSYSRSRSRSRSRSRSKSRSVSRSPAPEKSQKRGSSSRSKSPASVDRQRSRSRSRSRSRSRSVDSGN; from the exons ATGAGTGGCTGTCGAGTATTCATCGGGAGGCTAAATCCATCAGCCAGGGAAAAAGATGTGGAAAGATTCTTCAAGGGATATGGGCGAATAAGAGATATCGATCTGAAAAGAGGCTTTGGTTTTGTG GAATTTGAGGATCCTAGGGATGCAGATGACGCTGTATATGAACTTGATGGAAAAGAACTCTGCAGTGAAAG GGTTACTATTGAACATGCTCGGGCTCGATCTCGTGGTGGAAGAGGTCGAGGACGCTATTCGGATCGTTTTAGTAGTCGCAGACCTCGAAATGATAGACG AAATGCTCCACCTGTAAGAACAGAAAATCGGCTCATAGTTGAAAATTTATCTTCAAGAGTCAGCTGGCAG GATCTCAAAGATTTTATGAGACAAGCTGGAGAAGTAACCTTTGCAGATGCACATCGACCTAAATTAAATGAAGG GGTGGTTGAGTTTGCCTCTTATGGTGACTTAAAGAATGCTATTGAAAAACTGTctggaaaggaaataaatgggagaaaaatcaaattaattgAAGGCAGCAAAAGGCACag GTCACGAAGCAGGTCTCGTTCCCGGAGCAGGAGTTCCTCTAGGTCTCGTAGCCGGTCTCGTTCTCGGAGTCGCAAGTCTTACAGTCGCTCTAGGAGCAGGAGCCGGAGTCGGAGCCGGAGCAAGTCCCGTTCTGTTAGTAGGTCCCCTGCACCTGAGAAGAGCCAGAAACGTGGTTCTTCAAGTAGATCTAAGTCTCCAGCATCTGTGGATCGCCAGAGGTCCCGGTCCAGGTCCCGGTCCAGGTCCAGATCCAGATCAGTTGACAGTGGCAATTAA